GCGCTTCCAGTGCGGCCAGTCCGAACGTCTCGTGCGGGCCCGGCGCCAACGCGACATCGGCCGAGGCCAGGATCGTGGCCACCGTGTCGCGGCATCCAACGTAGCCGGTGAAAGCCACGGGTAGCCCGCTTGCCTGCCGCTCAAGCCGGGTCCGCAACGGCCCCTCCCCGACTACCACCAGCTGCGCATCGATACCCGAATCTCTCAGTGCGGCAACGGTGTCGATGCTTCGATGAGCGTGCTTCTCGACCGACAGCCTGCCACAGTGCACCAGCAGTGTCTGTTCGGGCGCGGCCCAGCGGCGGCGCATCTGCGCGCAGCGGCGGCGCGGGTGGAACTGCTCCAGGTCCACTCCGAGCGGGACCGTCGCGACATTCTCCGCACCGATCCGGTCGAATTCCTCACGGGCGAAACCCGTGGTGCACACCACCGCGTCATAGTTCGCCGCGGTGCGACGATTGGCGAAGTCGGCCACCATGACCGCGGCCGCGGAAGGCAGCACCTGACCGACCAGCCGGTCCAGGCGTTCATGGGAGATCATCACGGTGGCCACGCCGTGCCTGCGGCCCCATGGGCCGAGCGAGCGCAGGGTCAACCGGTCCGAAACCTCGATGGCGTCCGGACCAAGGTGCTGAAGCAATGCGGTCACCGGCCCCGGCAGCACCGCGCGGTAACCACCAGTGAACGGGATGAGCTTGGCGGGCAGGGAGATTCGCACAACGCCGCTGTCAAGGACATGCCGCTGGTGGCGTGCGCCGGGAACGATCAGATACACCTCGTGGCCCAGAGCGCAGTACTCCGCGCCGAGCCGGTCGACCGCGGTACGAAGACCGCCCGATCGCGGGCCGTAGAAGTTGGCAATCTGGGCAACCCGCATGCCACGATGAGAACCGGGCTGCGTGTGCGGTCAACAACGTCGTCGCAACCGAGACCTGAACAGCCGCTGAACAGGCCCCGGATCAGGCCAGGTAAGCCGCGAACCAGTCCTGGACGCGGTGCCAGGCGTCGGCCGCGGCAACGGGGTTGTAACGGTCACCGGTGTCGTTGAAGAACGCGTGGTTGGCGTCGGGTTCGGTAATCAGTTCGTGCACCATCGCGGCCTTTTCCAGCGCCCCGCGTACCACCGGTTCAGTCGCGTTGACCCGCTGGTCCAAGGCTCCGTAGAAGGCGAGCACGGCGGCCTCGCGGGAGGCACCGAAATCCGGATCGTCGGGAGCCGGGCCATAGAACGGCACCGCGGCGGCCAGCGCCGGAGTGCCTGCGGCCAGCAGTCTCCAGACCAGCCCACCGCCCATGCAGAAACCGACGGCGGCGACCTTGTGGCCGGGGACGCGCCGCTGCAACTCCTCGATTCCCGAACGCAGGTCGGCGATGAACTCCGGCGGTTCGATCTTGCTCAACGCCGCGGTTGCGGCAGCTTGATCGGCGAACGCGGCGGTGCCGCCCTGCGCTGAGAGCAGGTCGATCGCCAGGGCCGGGTAACCGATGCCGGCGAACCTGCCCGCGATTGAACGGATGTGATCGGTGAGGCCCTTGTTCTCGTGGATGACCAACACCGCGCCTCTGGGTTGCGGCGCGGCGGCCCAGGCGCCCTGTAGTTCGCCGCGGGGACCGGCCCAACGGACAGCGGCGGTGGGCAGAGCGCGTTCGAGGCCCGGGGGCGAGGCCGTTCTCGAGGTGGTGGTTTCCGGTGCGGCACTGGGCGATGGCCCTGGCGAAGACTGCTGGGTCTCGCCGCAGGCGGTGATCAGCGCGGCCGCCGCGGCAGCGCCGATTCCCAACAGGCTCAGGCGACGCAACGCCTCGCGGCGCGACAACAGACCGTCGAGGTGGTCGGTCGCAATCTCCTCGGCGATGTAGCGCTGCAGTGGAGTCACCTCAGCCAGTATGCGCTGAAATGCCGAACCGCAGCTATAGAACTGCGCGCGGCGGGATACTCATCGGATGGCCTGGTCACCCGATCCGGATGCGCTGCGAGGACGGCTCGCGGTGGTTGCCGGCGCCACGCGGGGTGCGGGGCGGGGTATCGCCGCAGCGCTGGGCGAAGCCGGCGCGACGGTGGTGTGCACGGGCCGCAGCAGCAGGTGCGGCAACCGCGACTCTGATTACCACCGGCCGGAAACCATCGAGGAAACCGCCGAATTGGTAACGGAGCTGGGTGGTTTCGGTGTCGCGGTCCGGGTCGACCACCTCGATGTGACGCAGGTGCGCATGCTGGCCGGGCGGCTCAAGGCCGACTACGGACACATCGACATCCTGGTCAACGACATCTGGGGCGCCGAAGTGCTCAAGGGTCCGCCGGACACCTGGGGGCGACCGATGTGGCAGCACGACCTCGACGACGGGTTACGGATGCTGCGGCTGGGGCTGGACACCCACCTGATCACGTCTCACTGCCTACTCCCCCTGCTGGCCGACCGACCCGGTGGGCTGTTGGTCGAGATCACCGACGGGACAACAGAATTCAATGCGGACAATCCGAGACTCTCGGTGTTCTACGACCTGGTCAAGAATGCGGTCAACCGACTGGCCTTCAGCCAAGGACACGAACTCGCCGCATTCGGCGCCACGGCCGCGGCAGTGACGCCGGGGTGGTTGCGCTCGGAGATGATGCTCGACAACTACGGGGTCAGGGAGGCCAACTGGCGATGCGCCTTGGATCTTGCCCGTACGGACGGCTATCCGGCGGCGCCGCCCGGATTCGCCGAATCCGAGTCGCCCCGTTTCGTCGGCCGCGGCATCGCCGCGATCGCCGCCGACCCGCGTCGGGCCGAGTGGAACCAGCGTTCGGTCAGCTCGGCCGCACTGGCGCGCCACTACCGTTTCACCGACCTCGACGGCCGCGTTCCTGACGCTTGGGCTCCGTTATAAGCCCAGCTCAGTCGGCCTTATCGGACCGCAGTAGACATTTTTTCAAATCTGTTCACGATTTTCGTTGACACCGCCTCACCCGGGCGGTTCTATGGCTGAGTGAGCTTCGACACAATCATTCGCAACGGCCGGTGGTTCGACGGGACCGGCGCGCCGTCCGCCGTGCGCAATATCGGAATTCGTGACGGGCACGTGGTTGCCATTTCTCCGGACCGTCTCGACGAGACGGACTGCCCGCAGGTCATCGACGCCAGCGACAAGTGGGTCATCCCCGGGATGTTGGACATCCACACGCACTACGACGTCGAAGTGCTGGGAGGTCCGTCGCTGTCGGAGTCACTGCGCCATGGCGTGACCACCGCGATGCTCGGCTCCTGCTCACTGTCCACCGTCCATGTCGACGGTGTCGATGCGGGCGACCTGTTCGGCCGCGTCGAGGCGATCCCGCGCGACCAGGTGATCGCCGCCGTCGACGCCAATAAAACCTGGACCAACTGCGATGAATACGTGGCGGCGCTCGAATCCCTGCCGCTCGGGCCCAACCTGGCCGCGTTCATCGGGCACTCCGACATGCGGACCGCGGTGATGGGGCTCGACCGTGCCACCCGTAAGGACCAGCGGCCGACAGCCGCCGAGCAGGCCCGCATGGAGCAGATGCTCAAAGAGGCCCTCGACGCCGGATTCGTCGGAATGTCCTCCCAACAGCTACTTTTCGACAAGATCGACGGCGACACCTGCCGGTCACGGACCCTGCCGTCCACCTACGCCAAACCCCGGGAGCTGCGCCGCCTCAAGTCGATGCTGCGGCGCACGGGCCGGGTGCTGCAATCCGGTCCCGACATTCAGAATCCCCTCAACCTCGCCTCGCAGGTCGCTCAGTCTCTCGGGCTGTTCCGCAAGCAGTTGAAGACGAGCCTGCTCTCGGCCGCCGACATCAAGGCCAATCCGTACGCGATCTGGATGATGGGGCCGCTGGCCAAGGCCGCGAACGCATTGGGCGGGAACTTCCGGTGGCAGCATCTGCCGGTGCCGTTCGAGGTGTACGCCGACGGTATCGACCTCGTGGTGTTCGAGGAATTCGGTTCCGGCGCAGCGGCACTCCACCTGCGGGACGAGGTCGAGCGCAACGAACTGCTGCGCGACGAGTCCTACCGGCGCAAGTTCCGCAAGGACTACGACAGCAAATTCGGTGTGCGGGTCTGGCACCGCGACTTCTTCGATGCCGAAATCGTCGCCTGCCCCGACAGTTCCGTGGTCGGCAAGACCTTCGGCCAGGTCGGGCAGGAGCGCGGCGAGCTCCATCCGGTTGACGCCTTCCTGGATCTGGTGCTCGAGCACGGCACCGCGATCCGCTGGCGGACCACCATCTCCAACCACCGCCCCGAGGTGCTGAAGAAGTTGGCCCGCGATCCCGGTATCCAGCTCGGGTTCTCCGACGCCGGCGCTCACCTGCGGAACATGGCCTTCTACAACATGGGACTGCGCCTGCTGCGGCACGTCCGCGACGCGGAGCGGGCCGGCACGCCGTTCATGTCGGTCGAGCAGGCCGTACACCGACTCACCGGCGAGCTCGCCGACTGGTATCGGATCGACGCCGGCCATCTGCGCATCGGGGACCGCGCCGATGTCGTGGTCATCGACCCGGAGCATCTCGACGAGTCCCTCGATGCCTACGCCGAAGAGGTTGTCGATCACTACGGCGGCTTGTCCCGCATGGTCAACCGCAACGACGACACCGTCACCGCGGTGCTCGTCGGTGGGCGCACCGTGTTCGCCGACGGTGCGCTGACCGACCTGGTGGGCAATCGGCGCACCGGCCAGTTCCTGCGGGCCGCACACCGCGTCCCGTCGATCCCCTCCGAAGATGGTGAGTTGACCAGTGTCCGTTGAAGACATCTCGATCGAAGAAACCGTTCACGGCATGTGGAAGGCGCTGTCGGAACGTGACTGGGAGATGCTCAAGACCTACCTGTCCGACGACTGCATCTATCTCGACATGCCCGTGGGCCCCGCCGCGGCCGCCAAAGGACCCGAAGACATCGTCAAGCGACTCAAGATCGGTCTCGAGCCGCTGGCGTCCTACGAGAACTTCCCCGGACTCCTGGTGGACAACGGCCGCGACGCGATGTACGAGCATCATGAGGAATGGCACTGGGCCACAGGCGAATCCGCGGTGCTGAAGTTCGTCACCGTGCATCGGGTCGAGAACGGCAAGGTGACACTGTGGAAGGACTACTGGGACATGGGTGCCCTGGCCAACCACGCCCCGCCGGACTGGCTGGAGAACTTCGCCACCGCCGACATGTCGTGGGTGTTCGACGCCACCGGGTTGGTCTGACGGCGTCGCCGGTCAGTCGATCCCCCACACCAGACAGAACGGGTGGCCGGCCGGATCCCGGAACACCCGGAACAACCTCTCGCCGACGGCGTCGGTGACGCGAGTTGCGCCCAGCGCCAACACTTGGCGCTGGGCCGCATCCGGGTCGTCCACCTGGATGTCCAGATGAATCTGCTGCGACCCCCGCGGATCGGGGAAGACGGGCGGCTCGTGCTGCGGTGAGTACTGGCAGGCCAACCGCCTGCCCGCCGGGTCTGTGACGACCACCCACGTGTCGTCCTCGACCGCCACGTCACCGCCGAGCAGTTCGGCGTAAAAGCCGGCGAGCGCATGAGGGTCCCGGCAGTCGAGCACGACTGAGCGAAGGCTTCCGATCATGGCCCCCGGTATTGCCGTCGGGCTCCCGAGGTAAACCGGACCGAGAGCGCGCGGCTACAGCGTGATCTTGCAGGTTTGACCGATGTCGAGGGTGCGCAGCATCCGGCCCATACCGAGCCACATCGCACACGACAGCGCCAGATCGGTGAGCAGCTCGGCATCGAACTGCTCACCGGCCCGCTCCCAGAAGTCCTCGTCGTCGCGCAGCCCGGTGTGATCGGAGGCGAAGCGCTCGGCGAACTCGGCGGCGATACGCTCCTGCGCGCTGTAGCCCGGCCAGGTCCGCCACTCGGCGGCGTGATCGTAGAGATCCTCGTCCACCCCCGCTGCGGCACCGTCGGAGTCCCGGGTGTTCTGACACACCACGCACTCGTTGTTGAGGGCTATGACCATGCGGGCGAGTTCCCGTACCCGCAGGGGCAACCGGCCCTTGGTGTACACCGCGTTGGTGAAGTTGGCCATGGCGGTACCGATCTCGGGGGACTTCAGGATCCAACCGGCCACGTCGTCGTCGGGAAACTCTCCGATACGGCTCATGGGCCGAATCGTACGCACAATCCGGCAGTTCTGGAACAAGTTCTAGTTTTTGGTTCCCGAGCCGGTCAGCGCAGGGGTCCGGTCGTCGTCTCCCCAGTCGCGTTGCACCACGACCCGATGCGCGATGCGCTCGAGGGCAGCCTCCACCTGGGCCCGGTCCGGGCGGCCTTCGAACGTCGGCGATTCGGCCAGTTTCTCGACGATTCGTCCCACCAGTGCCGCCGAGACCCCGTCGACCTGCCGCACGCCGGCCTGGGTCAGCCAAAGGTTGTCCCCGGTCCGCAACACGTAGCCGTCCTGCACCAACCGGTTGAAGGTGGGCTCGAGCACCTCGAACGGCACGACCAGGCGATCGGCGATCTCGCTCAGCCGAGCCGAACCGAAGATCTGGCCGTGCCGATAGATCTTGAGCAGCGCCCACAAGCCGGCAACGTCCAGCTCGCACCCCGGACCGCCGGCCACATTCCGCAACCGGATCTCCGGTGAGCTGCGCATCAGCCGGCTGACCACGGTCTCGAGTACCTGATCCGCCGATTCGGAGCTCGGCATGCCGAAGCCCTCACCGAGGTCGGCCGCCATTGTCGCCTCCGCCTCCAACAGAGGCACCTCTTTGAGGAAAAGTGCGACGATCAGGCCGATCAGTGCCACCGGCGCGGCGCACAGGAACACCAGGTCCAGTGCTTGCGCATAAGCGTTGACGATCGGCGCGGCAACCTCGGGCGGTAGCTCGTGCAATGCCTTGGGTGAATCACCGGCCACCGCCGGCGCACCACTGGAGGCGAGCGCACCGGGCAGGCGGTCCGAGAGGAAACCGGCGAACAACGAGCCGAAGATGGCCGCGCCGAAGGAACTGCCGATGGTGCGGAAGAACGTCACCCCCGAGGTGGCCACACCCAGATCGCCGAAGTCGGACGTGTTCTGCACGATCAGGACGAGTACCTGCATGCACATGCCGATCCCGGCACCCAGGATGAGCAGGTACAGCGACTGGATCGGGATCGGTGTGGCGGCGTTCATGCGGGACAGCAGCACGAACCCGACGAGCATGATCGCCGTGCCGGCGATCGGGTAGATCTTGTACCGGCCGGTGCGCCCGACCAGGCTGCCGCTGACGGTTGAGGTGATCAGCAGCCCGAGAACCATCGGCATCGTGCGCAGCCCGGATTCCGACGGTGATACGCCGTCGACGAACTGCATGAAGGTGGGCATGAACGTCAAGGCACCCAGCATGGCGAAACCGACGACCAGCGACAGCACGCAGCACATGGTGAACACCGGATTGCGGAACAGCCGCATCGGCAGAATCGGTTCGGCCGCCCTGGTTTCCGCCCGGACGAACATCGCCAGCGCAAGCACAGAACCGATGACGAGCCCGATGATCGTCGGCGAGGTCCACGCCAGTTCGCCACCCAAGCTGGTGGCCAGCGTGAGACCCGACGCCCCGATCCCGACCCACACGATTCCCGCGTAATCGATCACCGGGCGAGCGCCGCGGGCCGCCACTGCCGGGATCGTCGCGGCCGCCACGATCAGGACGACCACGCCCACCGGGATGCTGAGCCAGAACGCCCAGCGCCAGCCGAGATGATCGGTGACGAAGCCTCCCAGCAGCGGGCCGGCCACGGTCGTGACCCCGAACACCGCCCCGAGCGCACCCTGATAGCGCCCCCGGTCGCGTAGTGGGATCACCTCGGCGATGAGCGCCGAGGACGTCACCATGATCGCGCCGCCGCCGATCCCCTGCAGCGCCCGCGCCGCCACCAGCATGGCCATCGATCCCGACAGACCGCTGAGGACCGATCCGATCAAGAAGCACAGGACCGCAGCCTGGTACACCACCTTCCGGCCGAAGATGTCGCCGACCTTGCCGACGATGGCCGTGACCACCGTGGAGGCCAGGAGGTAGCTGGTCACCACCCACGCCTGGTGACCGGCACCGCCCAGGTCGGCGACGACGGTCGGAAGGGCGGTGGCGACGATCGTCTGGTTGAGCGAGGCCAGCAGCATGCCGAGCAGCACTGCGACGAACACCAGGTTGCGCCTGCGCACGCTCAGGATCGTGCCGCCGGTCGACTGCTCTGCTGTTGTCGGGCCGGACATAACTTCCTTTCGCCTGCCTGTCGGTTCAACCACCGTATCGTTAGACAAGCTATGAAAGTTACAGCACGCACAAAGCCGCCCCGGGATCCGGCGGAGACCGGACTACCCGGGGCGGCTTCGGCCGAAACCGTCGGCGCTACCGGACCTTATTGCGGCGGCCGCGACACGCACTGCGCCGCATAGAGCGCTTCACCGAGCTTGTCCATGAGCTCGAGCTGGGTCTCCAGGTAATCGATGTGACCTTCCTCGTCGGCCAGGATCTTCTCCAGAATCCCCGCGGAAGTGGCGTCCTGCTTTTCGCGGCACATGATTATCCCCGGCTTGAGGCGCGCCACCACTTCGTACTCGATCGCCAGGTCGGCCTCGAACTGTTCCCGAAGGGTCTGGCCGACACGCAGCGAAAACAACCGCTGATAGTTGGGCAGACCATCCAAGAGCAGGATTCGGTCGGTGATGGTCTCCGCATGCCGCATCTCTTCGAAAGACTCGGCGCGGGTGTGTTCGGCCAGCTCGGTGAATCCCCAATTATCTTGCATCTTCGAATGCAGGAAATATTGGTTAATTGCAGTGAGTTCGCTCGTCAATTGCTCGTTGAGCAATTTCAGAACATCTGGATCGCCTTGCATCGTGACTCCTAAGCACCTTGAGGGCTGGTCAAGTGTTGCCGTCTGTCGTGCACATCCAATCTAGTGCAGAAAGCATCGCCGAGCGCAATGATTAACGGTCAATTCGGCGTGTTCGTGGGACATTGTCAGACCGCGCCGGACCCCTGGGCCCCGGCGTGGCCACGAAGAGTGGACTGGCTGTCCTAACTAAGGTTAGACTGCGCTAATCTCTTGCCACACTGCGAAAGAAAGGCCGGTAGCGAAATGAGTGAGTACGATCTGCACTCACTCATTCTCTCGTGCGATTTCCGCGTCGACGATGTCGAACAAATGTGGAAATGGATGAAGAAACACCGTTCCGGACTTTTGTCGATCGGCGCTCATCACGTGGTGCTCTACAAATCAATTTGGGAGCCCGGGCGGGTACTGGTGACCATCGGCATTCGGCATGCCCGATCAATTCGCGATGTGTTGCGTTCACCGGCGATATTCGAATGGTTCGACATTTCGGGTGTCGAAGACATCCCACCGATATTCGGTGGTGAAGTCGTGGAGAAAATCGACGTCGCCGAGCCGTCTCCGGAGGGTCATGTGGCCGGCGTGATCGTCGGCGCGATCGCCACCGTCGACGACGTCCCCACGCTGATGCGCAAGGTGCATGACGGCCTGGACCGTTTCGAGCAGGGCGGCATCCGCAAGATCTGGGTCTACCAGGCGCTCGATGACGGCCAGGAAGTCATGATCCTGCAGGAGGTCTGCGACGAGATCAGTGCGCGGCAGTGGATCGACCATCCGGATGCGGCGGCCGAGTGGATGACCACAGCCGGCTTCGGCGCGTACCCGAGCCTGTTCGTCGGCAAGTTGGCCTACATCATGAACGTCGACGAGCAGGACGACTGATGTTCGTCTGCCTGTGTACCGGCGCGACCAGCCAGGTCGTCAACGAGATCGTGGAGTCCGGCGCCACCACCTCCAAAGAGGTGGCCGAGGCCTGTGGTGCCGGCGCCGACTGCGGACGGTGCCGCCGCACCATCCGCGCCATCATCGCCGCCCATCAGGCGGCCGAAGGATGCCCCACCCAGTTCAACGGATGCCCGTCACGGGCCACCCGCTAGCGCTTGCGGTCGGCGAATTGGGCCAACGCGTCGACGTTGGCCGCTGCACCCACCAGTTCGACGAACAACGCCTTCTCCCGCTCCACCGCCGCCGAGATCTGGGCGCGGATCGGTGCCACCATCGACTGCTTGACCGCAACCAGGCTCGAAATCGGCTTGGCTGCAAGGATTTCTGCATGACGCCTGGCTTCGGCCAGCAGATCGTCAGGCTCGCAGACTTTCCATACCAGGCCCATCTCAAGGGCCTCGGCTGCGCTCACCCACTCAGAAGACATCAGCAGCCAGGCGGCATTCTGCCTGCCCAGCAACCGCGGCATGAGGTATGAGGAGGCCGCCTCAGGAGCCACTCCGAGGCTGGTGAACGGACACTTCAACCGGGCCGCCGACGACATGAAGGTGAGGTCGGCATATCCGAGGATCGTGGCGCCGATGCCCACGCCGACACCGTTGACCGCGCAGATCAACGGCTTGGGGAAATCCGCGATGACCTCGATCATCCCGTAGAACCCGTGCTCGCCCGCGGTGAACTCCGGGTTGGTGATGCGGGCCTGCATCTCGACGAGGTCGTTGCCCGCACTGAACGCCCGGCCTGCCCCGGTCAGCAGCACCACCGCCACGTCGGGATCGTCGGCCGCGGCCCGCAGCGCGCGGGTCGTCTCGTCATACAGCGCCTCGTTGAACGCATTGAGCGCATCCGGACGGTTGAGGGTCAGCGTGCGAACCCGGTTGGTGTCCTCGATCAGCAGGGTCATCTTTACTCCTCGCGTTCGCGCCGTGACCGCTGCAGCCTAACTAGAA
The window above is part of the Mycolicibacterium fortuitum subsp. fortuitum genome. Proteins encoded here:
- a CDS encoding dienelactone hydrolase family protein — encoded protein: MTPLQRYIAEEIATDHLDGLLSRREALRRLSLLGIGAAAAAALITACGETQQSSPGPSPSAAPETTTSRTASPPGLERALPTAAVRWAGPRGELQGAWAAAPQPRGAVLVIHENKGLTDHIRSIAGRFAGIGYPALAIDLLSAQGGTAAFADQAAATAALSKIEPPEFIADLRSGIEELQRRVPGHKVAAVGFCMGGGLVWRLLAAGTPALAAAVPFYGPAPDDPDFGASREAAVLAFYGALDQRVNATEPVVRGALEKAAMVHELITEPDANHAFFNDTGDRYNPVAAADAWHRVQDWFAAYLA
- a CDS encoding nuclear transport factor 2 family protein, which produces MWKALSERDWEMLKTYLSDDCIYLDMPVGPAAAAKGPEDIVKRLKIGLEPLASYENFPGLLVDNGRDAMYEHHEEWHWATGESAVLKFVTVHRVENGKVTLWKDYWDMGALANHAPPDWLENFATADMSWVFDATGLV
- a CDS encoding MDR family MFS transporter gives rise to the protein MSGPTTAEQSTGGTILSVRRRNLVFVAVLLGMLLASLNQTIVATALPTVVADLGGAGHQAWVVTSYLLASTVVTAIVGKVGDIFGRKVVYQAAVLCFLIGSVLSGLSGSMAMLVAARALQGIGGGAIMVTSSALIAEVIPLRDRGRYQGALGAVFGVTTVAGPLLGGFVTDHLGWRWAFWLSIPVGVVVLIVAAATIPAVAARGARPVIDYAGIVWVGIGASGLTLATSLGGELAWTSPTIIGLVIGSVLALAMFVRAETRAAEPILPMRLFRNPVFTMCCVLSLVVGFAMLGALTFMPTFMQFVDGVSPSESGLRTMPMVLGLLITSTVSGSLVGRTGRYKIYPIAGTAIMLVGFVLLSRMNAATPIPIQSLYLLILGAGIGMCMQVLVLIVQNTSDFGDLGVATSGVTFFRTIGSSFGAAIFGSLFAGFLSDRLPGALASSGAPAVAGDSPKALHELPPEVAAPIVNAYAQALDLVFLCAAPVALIGLIVALFLKEVPLLEAEATMAADLGEGFGMPSSESADQVLETVVSRLMRSSPEIRLRNVAGGPGCELDVAGLWALLKIYRHGQIFGSARLSEIADRLVVPFEVLEPTFNRLVQDGYVLRTGDNLWLTQAGVRQVDGVSAALVGRIVEKLAESPTFEGRPDRAQVEAALERIAHRVVVQRDWGDDDRTPALTGSGTKN
- a CDS encoding VOC family protein; its protein translation is MIGSLRSVVLDCRDPHALAGFYAELLGGDVAVEDDTWVVVTDPAGRRLACQYSPQHEPPVFPDPRGSQQIHLDIQVDDPDAAQRQVLALGATRVTDAVGERLFRVFRDPAGHPFCLVWGID
- a CDS encoding glycosyltransferase, with product MRVAQIANFYGPRSGGLRTAVDRLGAEYCALGHEVYLIVPGARHQRHVLDSGVVRISLPAKLIPFTGGYRAVLPGPVTALLQHLGPDAIEVSDRLTLRSLGPWGRRHGVATVMISHERLDRLVGQVLPSAAAVMVADFANRRTAANYDAVVCTTGFAREEFDRIGAENVATVPLGVDLEQFHPRRRCAQMRRRWAAPEQTLLVHCGRLSVEKHAHRSIDTVAALRDSGIDAQLVVVGEGPLRTRLERQASGLPVAFTGYVGCRDTVATILASADVALAPGPHETFGLAALEALACGTPAVVSRTSALAEILTCDSGATADNDAHAIARAVTSVIGRPEPLRRSSARRRAEQFTWPRSAAGMLDVMGAH
- a CDS encoding carboxymuconolactone decarboxylase family protein is translated as MSRIGEFPDDDVAGWILKSPEIGTAMANFTNAVYTKGRLPLRVRELARMVIALNNECVVCQNTRDSDGAAAGVDEDLYDHAAEWRTWPGYSAQERIAAEFAERFASDHTGLRDDEDFWERAGEQFDAELLTDLALSCAMWLGMGRMLRTLDIGQTCKITL
- a CDS encoding (2Fe-2S)-binding protein, with amino-acid sequence MFVCLCTGATSQVVNEIVESGATTSKEVAEACGAGADCGRCRRTIRAIIAAHQAAEGCPTQFNGCPSRATR
- a CDS encoding enoyl-CoA hydratase/isomerase family protein, with translation MTLLIEDTNRVRTLTLNRPDALNAFNEALYDETTRALRAAADDPDVAVVLLTGAGRAFSAGNDLVEMQARITNPEFTAGEHGFYGMIEVIADFPKPLICAVNGVGVGIGATILGYADLTFMSSAARLKCPFTSLGVAPEAASSYLMPRLLGRQNAAWLLMSSEWVSAAEALEMGLVWKVCEPDDLLAEARRHAEILAAKPISSLVAVKQSMVAPIRAQISAAVEREKALFVELVGAAANVDALAQFADRKR
- a CDS encoding N-acyl-D-amino-acid deacylase family protein — encoded protein: MSFDTIIRNGRWFDGTGAPSAVRNIGIRDGHVVAISPDRLDETDCPQVIDASDKWVIPGMLDIHTHYDVEVLGGPSLSESLRHGVTTAMLGSCSLSTVHVDGVDAGDLFGRVEAIPRDQVIAAVDANKTWTNCDEYVAALESLPLGPNLAAFIGHSDMRTAVMGLDRATRKDQRPTAAEQARMEQMLKEALDAGFVGMSSQQLLFDKIDGDTCRSRTLPSTYAKPRELRRLKSMLRRTGRVLQSGPDIQNPLNLASQVAQSLGLFRKQLKTSLLSAADIKANPYAIWMMGPLAKAANALGGNFRWQHLPVPFEVYADGIDLVVFEEFGSGAAALHLRDEVERNELLRDESYRRKFRKDYDSKFGVRVWHRDFFDAEIVACPDSSVVGKTFGQVGQERGELHPVDAFLDLVLEHGTAIRWRTTISNHRPEVLKKLARDPGIQLGFSDAGAHLRNMAFYNMGLRLLRHVRDAERAGTPFMSVEQAVHRLTGELADWYRIDAGHLRIGDRADVVVIDPEHLDESLDAYAEEVVDHYGGLSRMVNRNDDTVTAVLVGGRTVFADGALTDLVGNRRTGQFLRAAHRVPSIPSEDGELTSVR
- a CDS encoding SDR family oxidoreductase, with amino-acid sequence MAWSPDPDALRGRLAVVAGATRGAGRGIAAALGEAGATVVCTGRSSRCGNRDSDYHRPETIEETAELVTELGGFGVAVRVDHLDVTQVRMLAGRLKADYGHIDILVNDIWGAEVLKGPPDTWGRPMWQHDLDDGLRMLRLGLDTHLITSHCLLPLLADRPGGLLVEITDGTTEFNADNPRLSVFYDLVKNAVNRLAFSQGHELAAFGATAAAVTPGWLRSEMMLDNYGVREANWRCALDLARTDGYPAAPPGFAESESPRFVGRGIAAIAADPRRAEWNQRSVSSAALARHYRFTDLDGRVPDAWAPL
- the bfr gene encoding bacterioferritin, with translation MQGDPDVLKLLNEQLTSELTAINQYFLHSKMQDNWGFTELAEHTRAESFEEMRHAETITDRILLLDGLPNYQRLFSLRVGQTLREQFEADLAIEYEVVARLKPGIIMCREKQDATSAGILEKILADEEGHIDYLETQLELMDKLGEALYAAQCVSRPPQ